Proteins from one Embleya scabrispora genomic window:
- the def gene encoding peptide deformylase: protein MAEHHDHSSHDHHDHEKGRIFVMGRPVDSYPAMAPEAARGKVLRVTVVGEEVLHRPCAEITEFGTDELNTLIDDMFLTMYVADGVGLAANQVDVGIRLFVYDCVDEDGNRHVGHILNPVLDELPAAERHLEEAGEGCLSVPGPHEDLARPDRAIARGVDKDGNPLVVEGEGYFARCLQHETDHLNGYLYIDRLSKRERKNVLKEMESMRDEVFAKRDAKAKQLAG, encoded by the coding sequence ATGGCCGAGCACCACGACCACTCCAGCCACGATCACCACGATCACGAAAAGGGCCGGATCTTTGTGATGGGCCGCCCGGTGGACTCGTACCCCGCCATGGCGCCCGAGGCCGCGCGCGGCAAGGTCCTGCGCGTCACCGTGGTCGGCGAGGAAGTCCTGCACCGGCCCTGCGCCGAGATCACCGAGTTCGGCACCGACGAACTGAACACCCTGATCGACGACATGTTCCTGACCATGTACGTCGCCGACGGCGTGGGCCTGGCCGCGAACCAGGTCGACGTCGGCATCCGGCTGTTCGTCTACGACTGCGTGGACGAGGACGGCAACCGGCACGTCGGCCACATCCTCAACCCGGTCCTGGACGAACTGCCCGCGGCCGAGCGGCACCTGGAGGAGGCGGGCGAGGGCTGCCTGTCCGTCCCCGGCCCGCACGAGGACCTGGCCCGCCCCGACCGCGCCATCGCCCGGGGTGTGGACAAGGACGGCAACCCGCTGGTGGTCGAGGGCGAGGGCTACTTCGCCCGCTGCCTCCAGCACGAGACCGACCACCTCAACGGCTACCTGTACATCGACCGGCTCTCCAAGCGCGAGCGCAAGAACGTGCTCAAGGAGATGGAGTCGATGCGCGACGAGGTGTTCGCCAAGCGCGACGCGAAGGCCAAGCAGCTCGCCGGCTGA